A window of Flavobacterium flavigenum contains these coding sequences:
- a CDS encoding HPF/RaiA family ribosome-associated protein, which produces MKIQINTDKNIEGHARLENYFSEELEKGLARFEDKITRIEVHFGDENGEKFSLNDKKCVLEVRIANLQPLTVTEHADTLEKAFSGALAKAKKSLTTTFEKMKAH; this is translated from the coding sequence ATGAAAATTCAAATCAATACCGACAAAAACATTGAAGGACATGCAAGATTAGAAAACTATTTTTCTGAAGAATTAGAAAAAGGTTTGGCACGTTTTGAAGATAAAATTACCCGCATCGAAGTACACTTTGGAGATGAGAATGGAGAGAAATTCAGCTTAAACGATAAAAAATGCGTTCTTGAAGTGCGTATTGCCAACTTACAGCCACTTACCGTTACAGAACACGCGGACACTCTTGAAAAAGCATTTAGCGGTGCTTTGGCAAAAGCCAAAAAATCACTGACTACTACTTTCGAAAAAATGAAAGCACATTAA